From Segatella copri, the proteins below share one genomic window:
- the folD gene encoding bifunctional methylenetetrahydrofolate dehydrogenase/methenyltetrahydrofolate cyclohydrolase FolD: MTLIDGKATAAAIKEQIAQEVAQIVADGGKQPHLVAVLVGHDGGSETYVKNKVLACEKCGFKSTLIRYEEDVTEEELLQCVDKLNQDDDVDGFIVQLPLPKHIDEQKVTMAIDYRKDVDGFHPVNVGRMSLGMPCFISATPLGILTLLQHYNIETSGKKCVILGRSNIVGKPMAQLMMQKQYGDATVTVCHSHSKNLKKECQEADIIIAAIGRPDFVTADMVKPGAVVIDVGTTRVPDATKKSGFRLNGDVKFDEVAEKCSFITPVPGGVGPMTICSLMKNTLAAGKKEYYS; the protein is encoded by the coding sequence ATGACGTTAATCGACGGAAAGGCGACGGCAGCCGCCATCAAGGAACAGATAGCCCAGGAGGTGGCACAGATTGTTGCCGACGGTGGCAAGCAGCCACACCTGGTAGCCGTGCTCGTAGGGCACGACGGAGGCAGCGAAACCTATGTGAAGAACAAGGTGCTGGCCTGCGAGAAGTGTGGATTCAAGTCGACCCTCATCCGTTATGAGGAGGATGTTACCGAAGAAGAGCTCCTGCAGTGTGTAGACAAGCTGAACCAGGATGATGATGTTGACGGATTCATCGTTCAGCTTCCTCTGCCTAAGCACATCGATGAGCAGAAGGTAACCATGGCAATAGATTACCGCAAGGATGTAGACGGATTCCACCCAGTAAACGTGGGCAGAATGTCGCTCGGCATGCCTTGTTTCATCTCTGCCACTCCGCTCGGTATCCTCACCCTGCTGCAGCATTACAATATTGAAACCAGTGGCAAGAAATGCGTCATTCTGGGCCGCAGCAACATCGTAGGCAAGCCAATGGCTCAGCTGATGATGCAGAAGCAGTATGGCGATGCTACCGTCACCGTATGCCACTCCCATTCCAAGAATTTGAAGAAAGAGTGTCAGGAGGCAGATATCATCATCGCAGCCATAGGCCGTCCTGATTTCGTGACAGCCGATATGGTGAAGCCGGGAGCCGTAGTCATTGATGTGGGTACCACCCGCGTGCCTGATGCTACGAAGAAAAGTGGTTTCCGACTGAACGGTGATGTGAAATTCGACGAGGTGGCAGAGAAGTGCTCTTTCATCACTCCTGTTCCGGGAGGCGTTGGTCCGATGACCATCTGTTCACTGATGAAGAATACGCTGGCTGCCGGCAAGAAGGAATATTACAGCTAG
- a CDS encoding prephenate dehydrogenase/arogenate dehydrogenase family protein, which yields MRILIMGAGKMGSFFIDLLSFDHEVAVYEKDAKRLRFTYNCYRFTKMEEIEMFRPELVINAVTVKYTLPAFEEVLPHLSHDCIISDIASVKTGLQDFYEKSGFRFVSTHPMFGPTFANLNQLSEENAVIIKEGDYMGKIFFKDLYQKLGLSLHEYTFDEHDQTVAYSLSIPFVSTFAFAAVMKHQDAPGTTFKRHMQIAKGVLNEDDYLLQEILFNPYTSGQVAQIREELAELIDIIDHKDAKRMKLFLTKIRNHVKEDIEIKEK from the coding sequence ATGAGAATATTAATTATGGGAGCAGGTAAGATGGGAAGTTTCTTCATCGACCTGCTCAGTTTCGACCACGAGGTGGCGGTTTACGAGAAGGATGCCAAGCGACTGCGCTTCACCTACAACTGTTACCGCTTCACCAAGATGGAAGAAATAGAGATGTTCCGCCCCGAACTGGTTATCAATGCGGTGACGGTAAAATATACGCTGCCAGCCTTCGAAGAGGTGTTGCCACATCTCTCTCACGACTGCATTATCAGCGACATAGCTTCGGTAAAGACCGGACTGCAGGATTTTTACGAGAAGAGCGGTTTCCGCTTCGTGAGCACGCACCCTATGTTCGGCCCGACCTTTGCCAATCTGAACCAGCTTTCAGAGGAGAATGCAGTCATCATCAAGGAGGGTGACTACATGGGCAAGATATTCTTCAAGGACCTCTACCAGAAGTTGGGGTTGAGTCTGCATGAGTATACATTTGATGAGCACGACCAGACGGTGGCCTACTCGCTGAGTATTCCTTTCGTGAGCACCTTTGCCTTTGCAGCAGTGATGAAGCACCAGGATGCTCCGGGCACCACCTTCAAGCGCCACATGCAGATAGCCAAGGGCGTGCTCAACGAAGATGATTACCTGCTGCAGGAAATCCTCTTCAACCCATACACATCGGGCCAGGTGGCGCAGATCAGAGAGGAGCTTGCTGAGCTCATCGACATCATCGACCACAAGGATGCGAAGCGTATGAAACTCTTCCTTACCAAGATACGTAATCATGTGAAGGAAGATATTGAGATTAAAGAAAAATAA
- a CDS encoding dihydroorotate dehydrogenase, with the protein MADLSVKIKDLELKNPVMTASGTFGYGLEFADFVPLEEIGGIIVKGTTLEPREGNDYPRMAETPQGMLNCVGLQNKGVEYFCSHIYPQIKDIDTNMIVNVSGHSPESYAECAARINELDKIPAIELNISCPNVKDGGMAFGVTCEGAASVVKAVRKVYKKTLIVKLSPNVTSIADIARAVEAEGADSVSLINTLMGMAVDIEKRQPLLSIRTGGLSGPCVKPVALRMVWDVAHAVNIPVVGLGGISSAKDAIEFLMCGATAIEIGTANFIDPAVTKKVKDGINEWLDAHGCKSVTEIIGAIK; encoded by the coding sequence ATGGCTGATTTAAGTGTAAAGATAAAGGATTTGGAGTTGAAGAACCCTGTGATGACTGCATCGGGTACTTTCGGCTACGGATTGGAATTTGCCGATTTCGTTCCTCTGGAGGAGATTGGCGGTATTATCGTGAAGGGCACTACCCTGGAACCGCGCGAGGGAAACGACTATCCGCGTATGGCTGAAACGCCTCAGGGCATGCTCAACTGCGTAGGTTTGCAGAACAAGGGTGTGGAGTATTTCTGCTCTCACATTTATCCTCAGATCAAGGACATTGATACCAATATGATTGTCAACGTGAGCGGACATTCGCCTGAGAGTTATGCCGAGTGTGCGGCGCGCATCAACGAGCTGGATAAGATTCCGGCTATAGAGCTGAATATCTCCTGTCCTAACGTGAAGGATGGCGGTATGGCCTTCGGTGTAACCTGCGAGGGGGCAGCCAGCGTGGTGAAGGCGGTGAGAAAGGTTTATAAGAAGACCCTCATCGTGAAGCTTTCGCCTAATGTTACCAGCATTGCCGACATCGCCCGTGCCGTGGAAGCTGAGGGTGCCGATTCTGTTTCGCTCATCAACACGCTGATGGGTATGGCGGTGGATATTGAGAAGCGCCAGCCTCTCTTGAGCATCCGTACGGGTGGTTTGAGCGGTCCTTGCGTTAAGCCTGTTGCCCTGCGCATGGTTTGGGATGTGGCTCATGCCGTAAACATTCCGGTTGTTGGTCTGGGTGGCATTTCTTCTGCCAAGGATGCCATTGAGTTCCTGATGTGCGGTGCTACAGCCATTGAGATTGGTACAGCCAACTTCATAGATCCTGCGGTTACGAAGAAGGTGAAGGATGGAATCAATGAGTGGCTTGATGCTCACGGATGCAAGAGTGTGACTGAGATTATCGGGGCCATCAAGTAA
- a CDS encoding prephenate dehydratase — MKRIAIQGELGSFHDITAHQYFEGEQIEIICCATFEEVFENIKRDPTVVGICAIENTIAGSLLHNYELLRQSGTTVVGEHKLHIEHSICCLPEDDWSTLQEVHSHPVALMQCGKFLANHPDLKAVEAEDTAGSAAYIAQHKVRGWAAICSSYAAHMYGMKVLQEDIHDNPHNYTRFLVVCNPQKAALLRPIEKANKASIVFSLAHDKGSLSKVLTILSFYDINLTKIQSLPNIGHEWEYLFYVDLTFDNLTRYRQSIDAITPLVKKIKVLGEYEEKE, encoded by the coding sequence ATGAAGAGAATAGCAATTCAAGGAGAGCTGGGATCTTTCCACGACATTACCGCCCACCAGTATTTCGAGGGCGAACAGATTGAAATCATCTGTTGTGCTACCTTCGAAGAGGTGTTCGAAAACATCAAGCGCGACCCTACTGTAGTAGGCATCTGCGCCATTGAAAACACCATTGCGGGCAGCCTGCTCCACAATTACGAACTGCTCCGGCAGAGCGGAACCACCGTGGTAGGCGAACACAAGCTCCATATAGAGCACAGCATCTGCTGTCTGCCAGAAGACGACTGGAGCACCCTGCAGGAGGTTCACTCCCATCCGGTAGCCCTCATGCAGTGCGGCAAGTTCCTAGCCAACCATCCCGACCTCAAGGCGGTGGAGGCAGAAGATACCGCAGGCTCGGCAGCCTACATCGCCCAGCACAAGGTAAGGGGATGGGCAGCCATCTGCTCTTCTTACGCTGCCCACATGTACGGCATGAAGGTGCTGCAGGAAGACATCCACGACAATCCGCACAACTACACCCGGTTTCTCGTGGTCTGCAATCCCCAGAAGGCAGCCCTGCTCCGTCCCATCGAAAAGGCCAACAAGGCGAGCATCGTCTTCAGTCTGGCTCACGATAAGGGATCGCTCTCCAAGGTGCTCACCATCCTGAGTTTCTACGACATCAATCTCACCAAGATTCAGTCGCTGCCAAACATCGGACATGAGTGGGAATACCTCTTCTACGTAGACCTCACCTTCGACAACCTGACCCGATACCGCCAGAGCATCGACGCCATTACGCCGCTCGTGAAGAAAATAAAGGTGTTGGGAGAATATGAGGAGAAGGAATAG
- a CDS encoding bifunctional 3-deoxy-7-phosphoheptulonate synthase/chorismate mutase type II, which translates to MELELEPLNFPSDQERPCVIAGPCSAETEEQVMTTAKQLAAKGCHMFRAGVWKPRTKPGGFEGNGETALPWMKQVKEETGMLTATEVATPEHVELALKYGIDILWVGARTSANPFAMQALADSLQGVDVPVLVKNPVNPDLELWIGALQRINQAGIKKLGAIHRGFSSFDKKIYRNLPMWQIPIELHRRIPQLPIICDPSHIGGRRDLIAPLCQQAMDLGFDGLIVESHCSPDDAWSDAKQQVTPEVLDYILSLLVVRDEHYSTEGLHQLRGQIDECDNQLMDLLAKRMRVCREIGTYKKEHNMTIVQTSRYNEILDKRGAQAALCGMSPEFAAQIFEHIHEESVRQQLEILNQK; encoded by the coding sequence ATGGAATTAGAATTAGAACCATTGAATTTTCCTAGTGATCAGGAACGCCCTTGCGTCATTGCCGGCCCTTGCTCGGCAGAGACAGAAGAGCAGGTTATGACTACCGCTAAGCAGTTGGCTGCCAAAGGTTGCCACATGTTCCGCGCAGGTGTGTGGAAGCCACGCACCAAACCGGGAGGCTTCGAGGGTAACGGTGAAACAGCCTTGCCTTGGATGAAGCAGGTGAAGGAAGAAACAGGCATGCTGACAGCTACTGAGGTGGCTACCCCAGAGCATGTAGAGCTCGCACTGAAATATGGAATCGACATTCTCTGGGTCGGCGCACGTACTTCTGCCAACCCATTCGCCATGCAGGCACTTGCTGACAGTCTTCAGGGCGTAGACGTGCCTGTGCTCGTTAAGAACCCGGTAAACCCAGACCTCGAGCTCTGGATCGGTGCCCTGCAGCGCATCAACCAGGCAGGCATCAAGAAGCTCGGTGCCATCCACCGCGGATTCTCAAGCTTCGACAAGAAGATTTACCGCAACCTCCCTATGTGGCAGATTCCTATTGAGTTACACCGCCGCATACCACAGTTGCCAATCATCTGCGACCCTAGCCACATCGGCGGCCGACGCGACCTCATCGCCCCTCTCTGCCAGCAGGCAATGGACTTAGGTTTCGACGGACTCATCGTTGAGAGCCACTGCAGCCCAGACGATGCATGGAGCGATGCCAAGCAGCAGGTTACCCCAGAGGTGCTGGATTACATCCTCAGCCTCCTCGTAGTGCGCGATGAGCATTATTCTACAGAGGGTCTGCACCAGCTGCGCGGTCAGATTGACGAGTGCGACAACCAGCTGATGGATCTCCTGGCTAAGCGTATGCGCGTTTGTCGCGAGATTGGTACCTACAAGAAGGAGCACAACATGACCATCGTTCAGACCAGCCGTTACAACGAGATTCTCGACAAGCGTGGAGCCCAGGCAGCCCTCTGCGGCATGAGCCCTGAGTTTGCCGCTCAGATTTTCGAGCACATCCATGAGGAGAGTGTCCGCCAGCAGTTGGAAATCCTAAACCAGAAGTAA
- a CDS encoding NAD(P)-dependent oxidoreductase, which produces MSEQKETKNMKNAAEAQVPEQNTTETAAKQNDDAKQADTTEQQADAAAFQVVNEGFSTREAIEEAKRCLHCKIPQCKKGCPIGNDIPDFVHELSMGNMGAAMSIINAKSNLPAICGRVCPHEKQCQGNCVLGKKGKPVQIGKLEQFIADFDTKMNLSREMLPQKTRGRVAVIGSGPAGLTVAGDLARQGFNVTIFEGQAEPGGVLMYGIPEYRLPKSVVRDEVAKIAALGVQFITNCMVGENNVTIDSLFRAGYDAIFMGTGTSVPQNMDSTPGSKLHGVSQSTYFLHNVNAYNEGALTRDMVPLRDGEKVGVIGGGNVAMDAARTAIRLGADVTVLYRKTQEEMPAIQSEYEDAVKEGVKFEWKTTVEAFLKGKNGRLGSCVLNTPEGERVEKFDRIYLAIGSRPANRIVSTTAGIEVDEKGYVKVVERPFGMTTRRGVFAGGDVVHRPQTVVLAMKAAKEVAQGIAQYVDAIKLLEEAKRIEQRGIVE; this is translated from the coding sequence ATGAGCGAACAGAAAGAAACAAAGAATATGAAGAATGCTGCTGAGGCGCAGGTCCCTGAGCAGAATACAACAGAAACAGCAGCTAAGCAGAATGATGATGCTAAGCAGGCTGATACAACAGAACAGCAGGCGGATGCTGCTGCCTTCCAGGTAGTGAACGAGGGTTTTTCTACCCGCGAGGCCATTGAGGAGGCTAAACGCTGCCTCCACTGCAAGATTCCGCAGTGCAAGAAGGGATGCCCGATTGGTAACGACATTCCTGATTTCGTACACGAACTCTCTATGGGTAACATGGGTGCGGCGATGAGCATCATCAATGCCAAGAGCAACCTGCCGGCCATCTGTGGCCGTGTATGCCCTCATGAGAAACAGTGTCAGGGCAACTGCGTGCTCGGAAAGAAAGGAAAACCGGTACAGATCGGCAAACTGGAGCAGTTTATTGCCGATTTTGATACCAAGATGAACCTTTCGCGTGAGATGTTGCCACAGAAAACACGTGGCCGTGTGGCTGTCATCGGTTCGGGTCCAGCGGGTTTGACCGTAGCCGGCGATCTGGCGCGTCAGGGGTTCAACGTCACCATTTTCGAGGGCCAGGCTGAGCCGGGAGGCGTGTTGATGTACGGTATTCCTGAGTATCGCTTGCCTAAGTCGGTAGTACGCGATGAGGTGGCTAAGATTGCTGCCCTCGGCGTGCAGTTTATCACCAACTGCATGGTGGGCGAGAATAATGTAACCATCGACAGTCTGTTCCGTGCAGGCTACGACGCCATCTTTATGGGCACAGGTACCAGCGTGCCTCAGAACATGGACTCTACACCGGGCTCAAAGCTCCACGGTGTGAGCCAGAGTACATACTTTCTGCATAACGTGAATGCCTATAACGAAGGCGCTTTGACCCGCGACATGGTTCCGCTGCGCGACGGCGAGAAGGTGGGTGTCATTGGCGGCGGAAACGTGGCCATGGATGCTGCCCGTACCGCTATCCGACTGGGTGCCGACGTTACCGTGCTGTACCGTAAAACCCAGGAAGAGATGCCTGCCATCCAGAGCGAATATGAAGATGCTGTGAAGGAAGGCGTGAAATTTGAGTGGAAAACTACCGTCGAGGCCTTTCTGAAGGGCAAAAACGGCCGTCTGGGAAGCTGTGTGCTGAACACTCCTGAGGGTGAAAGGGTAGAAAAATTCGACAGAATCTATCTCGCCATCGGTTCAAGACCTGCCAACCGTATCGTTTCTACCACTGCTGGAATCGAGGTGGATGAGAAGGGATATGTAAAAGTTGTTGAACGTCCGTTCGGTATGACCACCCGTCGCGGTGTGTTTGCCGGAGGTGATGTGGTACACCGTCCGCAGACTGTAGTCCTGGCAATGAAGGCTGCCAAGGAGGTGGCTCAGGGCATCGCTCAGTATGTAGATGCCATCAAGCTTCTTGAAGAGGCTAAGAGAATCGAGCAACGTGGAATAGTAGAATAA
- a CDS encoding helix-turn-helix transcriptional regulator: MKDRIRQLMEDQHLTQQNFAQMIGISTATLSNIFNGKTNPSLSIVDGIHKSFPQVNVYWVLYGTPPMYQNQASQGGSEEGAADMYQSITDGAAGGAEGMKQGSQPSGAASAEPMLDFGAEGATASPTSPSLFDQPQMQGVNRTPKNIAQAAVKYVDKPQRKITEIRIFYDDQTWETFVPKK; the protein is encoded by the coding sequence ATGAAAGATAGAATCAGACAGCTGATGGAGGACCAGCACCTCACTCAGCAAAACTTCGCTCAGATGATCGGAATCTCGACCGCTACGCTGAGCAATATTTTCAACGGGAAGACTAATCCATCGCTTAGCATTGTGGATGGCATCCATAAGAGTTTTCCCCAGGTAAACGTTTATTGGGTACTCTACGGTACTCCTCCTATGTATCAGAACCAGGCTTCCCAGGGTGGCAGCGAAGAGGGTGCTGCAGACATGTATCAGAGCATTACGGATGGAGCAGCCGGTGGTGCTGAGGGGATGAAGCAGGGCAGTCAGCCTTCTGGAGCCGCCTCTGCCGAGCCTATGCTCGATTTTGGAGCCGAAGGAGCCACAGCCTCCCCTACTTCTCCCTCGCTCTTTGACCAGCCTCAAATGCAGGGTGTAAATCGTACACCTAAAAATATCGCCCAAGCGGCGGTAAAATATGTAGACAAACCGCAAAGAAAGATTACCGAAATCCGTATTTTCTACGATGATCAGACCTGGGAAACCTTCGTTCCTAAGAAATAA
- a CDS encoding dihydroorotate dehydrogenase electron transfer subunit codes for MKKYVLDLKVVSVEALSDKHVLIKLTDEKPLPEILPGQFVEVRVDHSPTTMLRRPISINFVDRENNQLWLLVAMVGDGTRQLGQLKEGDVLNCMLPLGNGFTMPTVKSQKYLLVGGGVGVAPLLYFGKLIKDFGAEVTFLLGARKATDLLELDEFAKIGKVCITTEDGSAGEVGFVTNHSVLENEKFDMISTCGPKPMMVSVARFAKKAGVECEVSLENKMACGVGACLCCVEKTTEGNQCVCKDGPVINIKKLTWEI; via the coding sequence ATGAAAAAATATGTTCTCGACCTCAAGGTGGTTTCTGTAGAGGCGCTTAGCGATAAGCACGTTTTGATTAAGCTTACCGATGAGAAACCTTTGCCTGAAATCTTGCCTGGCCAATTCGTAGAAGTAAGAGTAGACCATTCGCCTACTACCATGCTTCGCCGTCCTATCTCCATCAATTTCGTGGATCGTGAAAATAATCAGCTCTGGCTGCTCGTAGCAATGGTGGGCGACGGTACCCGTCAGCTCGGACAGCTCAAGGAGGGCGACGTGCTCAACTGTATGCTGCCTCTCGGCAACGGCTTCACCATGCCTACCGTGAAGAGCCAGAAATATCTGCTCGTAGGTGGTGGTGTAGGTGTGGCTCCGCTCCTCTATTTCGGAAAACTCATCAAGGATTTCGGGGCTGAAGTTACCTTCCTGCTGGGTGCACGCAAGGCTACGGATCTGCTCGAACTGGATGAGTTTGCCAAGATTGGTAAGGTGTGCATCACTACCGAGGATGGCTCGGCTGGCGAGGTAGGTTTCGTTACCAACCACTCTGTTTTGGAGAATGAGAAGTTTGACATGATTTCTACCTGCGGTCCTAAGCCGATGATGGTGAGCGTGGCTCGCTTTGCCAAGAAGGCTGGCGTGGAGTGTGAGGTTTCTCTCGAGAACAAGATGGCGTGCGGTGTGGGTGCCTGCCTCTGCTGCGTAGAGAAAACTACCGAGGGTAACCAGTGCGTCTGCAAGGATGGACCTGTCATCAACATCAAGAAACTTACTTGGGAAATTTAA
- a CDS encoding pyridoxal phosphate-dependent aminotransferase, protein MIQPANRVTEIQEYYFSRKLKEVAKLNAEGKDIISLAIGSPDMPPSKQTIDKLCEVANNPNAHGYQPTVGIPELRKAMAGFYKRWYDVDLDWATEIQPLIGSKEGILHVTLAFCNPGDEVLIPNPGYPTYTAINKILGTKITYYDLREDNGWQPDFDALEKMDLSHVKLMWTNYPNMPTGGVAKRETYEKLVAFAQKHNIVVVNDNPYSLILNEHPMSIMQVPGAKDCCIEFNSLSKSHNMPGWRVAMISSNKTFISWILKVKSNIDNGSFRGIQLAAAEAMLNNTDEWHRENNIQNYRRRRDIAEEIMKVLDCQFDPNQVGMFLWGKIPEKYADVEDLTEKILHEARVFLTPGFIFGTNGKRYIRISLCAKDEKMKEALERIKKVFEK, encoded by the coding sequence ATGATACAACCAGCCAATAGAGTAACGGAAATACAGGAATACTACTTCAGCCGAAAACTGAAGGAAGTGGCTAAGCTTAATGCCGAGGGCAAAGACATCATCAGTCTGGCCATCGGAAGTCCAGACATGCCGCCTTCTAAGCAGACCATTGACAAGCTCTGCGAGGTAGCCAACAATCCCAACGCACACGGATATCAGCCTACGGTGGGCATACCAGAGTTGCGCAAAGCAATGGCTGGTTTCTATAAGCGCTGGTATGATGTAGACCTCGACTGGGCTACAGAAATCCAGCCCCTCATAGGTAGCAAGGAAGGCATCCTGCACGTAACGCTCGCCTTCTGCAACCCTGGCGACGAGGTGCTCATCCCGAACCCGGGATACCCTACCTACACCGCCATCAACAAGATTCTGGGTACCAAGATTACCTACTACGATCTGAGAGAGGATAACGGATGGCAGCCCGATTTCGACGCCCTGGAGAAGATGGACCTGAGCCACGTAAAACTGATGTGGACCAACTATCCTAACATGCCGACAGGCGGTGTGGCGAAGCGCGAAACCTACGAAAAGCTGGTGGCATTCGCCCAGAAGCACAACATCGTGGTGGTGAACGACAACCCATATTCGCTCATCCTCAACGAGCACCCAATGAGCATCATGCAGGTGCCGGGAGCTAAGGACTGCTGCATCGAGTTCAATTCTCTGAGCAAGAGCCACAACATGCCAGGCTGGCGTGTGGCGATGATTTCGAGCAACAAGACTTTCATCTCATGGATTCTGAAGGTGAAGAGTAACATCGACAACGGAAGTTTCCGAGGCATACAGCTGGCAGCTGCCGAAGCGATGCTGAACAACACGGATGAATGGCACCGCGAGAACAACATCCAGAACTACCGCCGCCGCCGCGACATTGCTGAGGAGATCATGAAGGTGCTCGACTGCCAGTTTGACCCTAACCAGGTAGGCATGTTCCTTTGGGGCAAGATACCTGAGAAATATGCTGATGTAGAAGACCTGACAGAGAAGATTCTGCATGAGGCTCGCGTCTTCCTCACCCCAGGCTTCATCTTCGGAACCAACGGCAAGCGTTACATCCGTATCAGCCTCTGTGCCAAGGATGAGAAGATGAAAGAGGCCCTGGAGCGAATCAAGAAGGTTTTTGAAAAGTAA
- the ffh gene encoding signal recognition particle protein: MFENLSDRLERSFKILKGEGKITEINVAETMKDVRRALLDADVNYKVAKEFTNKVKEKALGMNVLTAVKPGQLMIKLVHDELEELMGGEEAPLKLESHPAVILMSGLQGSGKTTFSGKLANMLKTKKGKKPLLVACDVYRPAAIQQLHVVGEQVGVPVYSEPENKDVLSIADHAIQQAKTNGNDVVIVDTAGRLAIDEQMMNEISNLKNHLRPDETLFVVDSMTGQDAVNTAKEFNDRLDFNGVVLTKLDGDTRGGAALSIRTVVTKPIKFIGTGEKMDAIDVFHPARMADRILGMGDVVSLVERAQEQFDLEEAKKLEKKIRKNQFDFNDFYNQIQQIKKMGNIKDLAAMIPGVGKAIRDVDIPEDAFKGVEAIIQSMTPKERTNPAILNTSRRQRIAKGSGTNIQEVNKLIKQFDQTRKMMQMMTGNKMAQMMSRMKGMPGMPKMPGM; this comes from the coding sequence ATGTTTGAAAATTTAAGTGATAGACTGGAACGCTCGTTCAAAATCTTGAAGGGCGAGGGAAAAATTACAGAAATCAACGTGGCGGAAACCATGAAGGATGTGCGCCGTGCACTCCTCGACGCCGACGTAAACTATAAAGTGGCTAAGGAATTCACCAACAAGGTGAAGGAGAAAGCACTCGGCATGAATGTACTTACTGCCGTAAAGCCGGGACAGTTGATGATCAAGTTGGTGCACGATGAACTGGAAGAACTCATGGGCGGCGAAGAAGCCCCATTGAAGCTCGAAAGTCATCCGGCCGTCATCCTCATGAGCGGTCTGCAGGGTTCGGGTAAGACTACCTTCAGTGGCAAGCTTGCCAACATGCTCAAGACCAAGAAAGGCAAGAAGCCATTGCTCGTGGCCTGCGACGTTTACCGTCCGGCAGCTATCCAGCAGCTCCATGTAGTGGGTGAGCAGGTGGGGGTTCCGGTATACAGCGAGCCAGAGAACAAGGATGTGCTCAGTATCGCCGACCATGCTATCCAGCAGGCTAAGACCAACGGCAACGATGTGGTAATCGTCGATACAGCCGGACGTCTCGCCATTGATGAGCAGATGATGAACGAGATCAGCAATCTCAAGAATCATCTCCGTCCAGACGAAACCCTTTTCGTGGTTGACTCCATGACCGGTCAGGATGCCGTAAACACAGCCAAGGAATTTAATGATCGTCTCGACTTCAACGGCGTTGTTCTCACCAAGCTCGATGGTGATACCCGTGGTGGTGCTGCCCTCAGTATCCGTACCGTGGTAACCAAGCCAATCAAGTTTATAGGTACCGGCGAGAAGATGGACGCCATTGACGTGTTCCACCCAGCTCGTATGGCAGACCGAATCCTCGGCATGGGTGACGTGGTATCCCTCGTAGAGCGCGCACAGGAGCAGTTCGACCTGGAAGAGGCCAAGAAACTGGAGAAGAAGATCAGAAAGAACCAGTTCGACTTCAACGATTTCTACAACCAGATCCAGCAGATTAAGAAGATGGGTAACATCAAGGATCTGGCAGCGATGATTCCGGGCGTGGGCAAGGCCATCCGCGACGTAGATATCCCAGAGGATGCATTCAAGGGCGTAGAGGCCATTATCCAGAGTATGACTCCTAAGGAGCGCACCAACCCAGCCATCCTCAACACATCACGCCGCCAGCGCATCGCTAAGGGTTCGGGCACCAACATTCAGGAGGTGAACAAACTCATCAAGCAGTTTGACCAGACCCGCAAGATGATGCAGATGATGACCGGCAACAAAATGGCGCAGATGATGAGCCGCATGAAGGGTATGCCAGGCATGCCTAAGATGCCGGGAATGTAA